CTCTCTACTACATTGTGGGGAGGTAGTCATGGATAACGATCCTGAAATCAGTCTTGGTTTAGAAAGTACCTATTTCTATAAAGGTCAGAAGTTTTCAGGAAAAATGAAATCAATCCATCCGAATGGAACCATTCGGATCACATCGTTTTTGAACGGCCTTGAAGACGGTCCAACGATTGATATTTTCCCAGATGGTCAAAGAAGTGCTGAGTATTTTTATAAACAAGGAAAACGTACAGGAATCCATCGAGGTTGGTATGAAAATGGAAAAGCTAGATTCCAATATTCCTATCAGGACGATTTAGCAGTCGGTGATCATTGGGAATGGCATGAAGATGGAAAGGTCTATCGATATGCTAAATTTGAAAATGGAATCAATGTTGGAACTAAAGTTTGGCGTAAAGATGGAAAAATTTATTCCAATTATACTTATTCACCTGAAAGATTATATGGAGTGATTGGTTCTAAACTTTGTTTTAAACTTAAAGGTGACGAAACAAATAAAAAAACAATAATCAACCCATGAACATTTTTAATCGTTTAACTTTCTTTCTAGTTTTTATATGTATTTTCAGTTTCATTTCCTGTGGTTGGTTTTATCGTGAAGATGGTGAAAAAGATTCTAAGTTAACATTTTTTGATACTCCCAAAAAAGATACACTGCCATACTTTCGAGGCCGTGATTTAGAATCTTTTTGGACTAACAAAAATCAAAAACCTTCTGATGCAAGAAAAGTGGATCCCTTCACGTTTAAAAATCAACTCAATGAAAATATCAGTGAATCACATTTTAAAGACAAAGTGACAATCGTATCATTTTTTTTTGCTAAATGTCATGGCCTTTGTCCCAATATCATTCGAAATTTAAAGTTTGTACAATCTGAAATTTCAAAATTTAAGAACATTCAAATAGTCTCATACTCCGTGACTCCAGACTTGGATACTCCTACTGAATTGAAAAAGTTTGCAGAAGAAAAGGGAATTCAATCCAATTATTGGAACTTGATAACTGGAGATAGAGAGGAAATCTTTAAAATTGCAAGAAATACATTTCAAGCAGATACAAATACAACTAACAAAGACGTGACAAGAGACTTTGTTCATTCAGAACAAGTTTTTCTAATTGATAAGGATTTATACTTTCGGGGAATCTACAACGGAAATCGAAGTGAGTCCATTAAAACAATGCTAGCAGATATTAAAATTCTCACAGACGAATCAGTTGTCGCAAAATAATGAATTTGTTTTTCATTTTTGATTAAAAAAAGGGCTGACTTAAATTTCTACTTCCTGCAAAATCATACTTCTGTTTTTCGAAGAGAAGGTAAATTATGAAAGGAAAAGAAAATCAAGACATAATTCCCCCTTCTTCAGAAAAGGATGAGGATAAAAAACGCACACTCATCCTCAGACAAATGGAAAAGTTAGGCAAACTTGGCCACTGGGAGGTAGATTTTCTTCACCAAACTTT
This genomic stretch from Leptospira meyeri harbors:
- a CDS encoding toxin-antitoxin system YwqK family antitoxin — encoded protein: MDNDPEISLGLESTYFYKGQKFSGKMKSIHPNGTIRITSFLNGLEDGPTIDIFPDGQRSAEYFYKQGKRTGIHRGWYENGKARFQYSYQDDLAVGDHWEWHEDGKVYRYAKFENGINVGTKVWRKDGKIYSNYTYSPERLYGVIGSKLCFKLKGDETNKKTIINP
- a CDS encoding SCO family protein, coding for MNIFNRLTFFLVFICIFSFISCGWFYREDGEKDSKLTFFDTPKKDTLPYFRGRDLESFWTNKNQKPSDARKVDPFTFKNQLNENISESHFKDKVTIVSFFFAKCHGLCPNIIRNLKFVQSEISKFKNIQIVSYSVTPDLDTPTELKKFAEEKGIQSNYWNLITGDREEIFKIARNTFQADTNTTNKDVTRDFVHSEQVFLIDKDLYFRGIYNGNRSESIKTMLADIKILTDESVVAK